The region TTGGAACTCGCCGTGGCTTTGGGTTTACTTTGGGAAAGTGAACAAGTCCCCAAGCCTGCGGAGGATTCTGTTTTGGTCTATGGAGAATTGTCATTAAACGGTTCTGTCTTTGAGCCCGACGATCTGACGGAAGATTTTGAAACTAGCGAAGATCGTGTTGTGTGGACAGGGGCGGGAAGTCATCGCAAAACTCCTTTTATGCGTGCCTGTTTGAAGGAGCTTCGTGATTTGCTCGCACCTGAAATTCATCCTGCAGTCGCACGAGAATATTTAATTGAAAGACCGATGTTCGGTTTAGATCTTCGTTTTCCCGAAAGACAGGCTGAACTTTTAAAACTCATTGCGATCGGTGAGCATTCGTTGTTGCTTGCGGGACCTGCCGGTTCTGGAAAAAGCACCATCGCAAAATCTTTGTTGTCTTTATTGCAAGAGCCTTCGCAAGAAGATTTTCATGAGATCTTTCGCAATAACAAAGAATCAAAGATCCCCCTAAATTGGCGTCCTATGGTTCATCCCCACCATTCAACATCGCCCCTCGGTTTGATCGGTGGGGGTGTGCCTCCTTTTAAAGGAGAATTTTCTCGCGCACATAAAGGCATCCTCGTTCTTGATGAACTTTTGGAGTTCAATCCACGCGCTCAAGAAACTTTGCGTGAACCCATGGAAGAATTCCGCATTCGTCTTAGACGGGGAAGGTATATTGAAGAACATCCTGCGGAAGCATTGGTGATCGCGACGACAAACTTATGTCCATGCGGCGATTGGGTTCCACAATCCAAAGTGGTTTGTGGTCGTTCGCTAAAGAAATGCCAATCCTATATGGAAAGACTGTCGGGACCTCTTGTCGACCGCTTTCAAGTTTTGTTCTTTACGCAAAAACGCGAAAGCGGATCTACGG is a window of Bdellovibrio bacteriovorus DNA encoding:
- a CDS encoding ATP-binding protein, with translation MKIQSLIRENDRLVPVEVELSLIPGLPQIQFLGLPDQAIKESIHRIKSAIRAQGFEFPKAQQILVNLRPSHLKKSSRGLELAVALGLLWESEQVPKPAEDSVLVYGELSLNGSVFEPDDLTEDFETSEDRVVWTGAGSHRKTPFMRACLKELRDLLAPEIHPAVAREYLIERPMFGLDLRFPERQAELLKLIAIGEHSLLLAGPAGSGKSTIAKSLLSLLQEPSQEDFHEIFRNNKESKIPLNWRPMVHPHHSTSPLGLIGGGVPPFKGEFSRAHKGILVLDELLEFNPRAQETLREPMEEFRIRLRRGRYIEEHPAEALVIATTNLCPCGDWVPQSKVVCGRSLKKCQSYMERLSGPLVDRFQVLFFTQKRESGSTVLGADILKHLEEVRLFRKKTALHDLRFRKVSARWSWEELIEDLPRFYLEELFPKEMISRRRDLATLRVARSYADLEMCEKLEPRHVERALKVTYVPFEALKRLGC